From Piscinibacter gummiphilus:
ACATCGAGCTGCCCACCGAGGCGGGCCTCGCCACGCTCGCGCCGGAGAAAGACGCGCCGGCCATCAAGCGCTCGATGGCCCGCCTGCGGGTGCACATCGACGACGCGAAAGAAGCCGCGCAGGCCAGCGAGGCCGTGGTGTCGATGCCCCGCACAAAGCCGAAGCGCGCGAAGGCCGAGCGCTTTGCGCCGGCGGGGCAGAGCACGCAGATGATCGTGGGCGCCGATGCGGCCGACGACCGCGCCATCCTCGCCACGAGCGCGCAGCTCTACGGGTCGTATCGCCTGCGGCGCGTGTACTACTCGGCCTTCAGCCCGATCCCCGATGCGGCGTCGTCGCTGCCGCTGAAAGCGCCGCCGCTGGTGCGCGAGCACCGGCTCTACCAGGCCGATTGGCTGATGCGCTTCTACGGCTTCGGGCACGAGGAGATCGTGGCCTCGGGCGATGGCCTGCTGCGGCTCGATGTCGACCCGAAGCTCGCCTGGGCACTGGCGCACCGCGAGCGTTTCCCGGTCGACCTCAACCGTGCGCCGCGCGAGCTGCTGCTGCGCGTGCCGGGCCTGGGCGCCAAGGCGGTCGAGCGGGTGCTGGCCGCGCGCCGTGTGCGACGCCTGCGCAGCGACGACCTCAAACGCCTGCGCGTGCCGCTGGGCAAGGCATTGCCCTTCCTGCTCTTGCCCGACCACAGACCGCGTGCGATCGACGATGCGCAGCTGGCGGCGAAGCTTCAGCCGGCGCCCGTGCAGGGCGCTCTCTTCGCGTGAGGCGCTGGCATGTCGCAGATCCATATCGCCCTCGAAGGCGAGATTGATTGGGACGGCTTTCGCGCCGCCGCGCGCCGCCTGCTCGCGCAAGGTGTGGCGCCGGATGAAGCGAGCTGGTCCACCGGCACGGAGGCCGATCTGTTCGATTCGTCGGCAGCGGGTGCACCGCCGGCCGGTGATGACGGCGCCCACGCGACGGTGCCGGCCGCGTTCATCGACCTGTGCGAGCGGGTCCGCCTGCATCGCGAGCCCTCGCGCTTCGCTCTGATGTACCGCCTGCTGTGGCGCCTGCAGCACGAGCCGGCGCTGCGCCACGACCCGCTCGATGCCGACGTGCTGCGCGCGCAGGCGATGGCCAAGGCCGTGGGGCGCGACCTGCACAAGATGCGCGCCTTCGTGCGCTTCCGCCCTGTGCACGACGGGCAGCCCGAGCCGCTGCACGTGGCGTGGTTCGAGCCCGAGCACCACATCGTCGAAGCCAACGCGCCCTTCTTCATGCGCCGCTTCACGCACATGCGCTGGGCCATCCTCACGCCGCGGCGCAGCGTGCGCTGCGATGGCACCTCGCTCACCTTCGGCCCCGGTGCGGCGCGCAGCGATGCGCCACCCGCCGATGCCGGCGAAGCGCTGTGGCTCACCTACTACCGCCACATCTTCAACCCCGCGCGCCTGAAGCTCGACCAGATGCGCAAGGAGATGCCGCGCCGCTACTGGCGCAACCTGCCCGAAGCCGAGCTGATCTCGGAACTCACGGCACACGCCTTGCCGCGCACCGGGCGCATGGTCGATGCGCCGGCCACCGTGCCGCGGCGACGCATTGCACTCCTGGCGATGGAAGACACCGTGAGCCGCAGCACCGCCTCCAAACCCCTGCCGAGCGACCCCGCCAAGGCGCTCGCGGCCCTGCGCGGCGCGACCGACCGTTGCCGCGAGTGCCCGATCGGCGAGCACGCCACGCAGTCGGTGTTCGGCGAAGGGCCGGTCAAGGCGCGGCTGATGGTGGTGGGCGAGCAGCCGGGCGACAAGGAAGACCTGCAGGGCCACCCCTTCGTCGGCCCGGCGGGGCACCTCTTCGACAAGGCCATCGAAGACCTGAGCTGGGACCGTTCGCAGATCTACGTCACCAACGCGGTGAAGCACTTCAAGTACGAACTGCGCGGCCAGCGGCGCATCCACAAGACACCCACGCAGCGCGAGGCCGCGGCCTGCCTGCACTGGCTGGAAAGCGAGATCGAGCAGGTGCAGCCGCAGGCGCTGATCGCCCTCGGCTCGACGGCCACCCGCTCGCTGATCGGCCACGCAGTGCCGGTGTTGAAAGCGCGCGGCACCTGGCTCACCGGCCAGCACACGCTTCCGGTGCTGGTGACGGTGCACCCCTCGGCGCTGCTGCGTGGCGACCCGGCGCTGCGCGACGAGGCCTACCGCCAGTGGCTGGAAGACCTGTCGCAGGCGGCTCGCTACATGGCCGGCGCCGCACGCGGCTGAAGGGCGGTTTCGCTGGCGCGGGCTCGTGCCTTGCGCTTGCGTGCCCAGATCAGCACGCCCGTCACGCTGAGCGTCGCGATCGCCACGCCCATGAACGACATCAGCGCGCGCCCCGTCACGCCGAGGATGCGCCCCGAGTGCAGCGGGAACATGCTCTGCATGAAGATGTCGCCGGCCGTGCCGGTGCCCGGCGCGCTGTCGCCCGCGAAGGCGCCGGAGCGCGAGTCGTAGTAGAGCCAGGGGTTGCCGAGGCCGCCGTCGCCGTGGCTGTTGTCGCCCTCGTAGAAGCCCACGCCGACGATGCCGAAATCGACCGAGACGAACACCCCGCCAGCCGGCGCCTGCCAGCCCCGGCGCTGCGCTTCGGCGCGCGCCTGCTCGAGCACCTGCGGGATCGCCACCGTGGGCACGATGGGCTGCTCGGGCGGTGCCGGCGTGCGGCTGGCGAACGGTGAGGGCGTGAGCTCGGAGAACCACGACACCACGGGCCGCATGACCTGGTTGCCGAGGTTCATGCCCACCGAGGTGATGGCGAGCATGAGCACCAGCGCGTAGACCCACATGCCGCCCGAGCGGTGCAGGTCGAAGGTCAGCTTGTGGCTCCCGCCCTTCACTCGGAACGCAAACGAGCGCCGCCAGGCGCGCCAGTTCGGGAACGAGATCCACAGTGCGATGAGCGTGTCGAGCACCCACACGATGGCCACGATGCCCATGAAGAGCAGGCCCAGCTCGACGCCGAAGCCATCGGGGATGTGCATGCTGTAGTGCAGCTTGTAGAGAAAGGGCAGCAGGTTCTCGCGCGTGAGCGACACCTTGCCCCACTCGCGCCGGCCCTGCACCTCGCCCGTCACCGGGTCGAGCGCGATCTGGTTGTAGCCCGGTTCGAAGAGCTTGCCGGTGGCCGGGTCGACGCGCGGCTGCACCGAGGCCACGAAGGCGTGGCCCGGCTCGATGCTGAGCGGCATGAAGCTCACCCGCACGCGCGGGTCGGCCGCCTCCACGCGACGCGCGAGCTCGAGCGGCGGCAAAGGCGTGCCACCCGTGCCGCGCGCTTCGTAGAGCTGGGGGTTGAGCCACGCGTCGAGCTCGTGGTCCCACGAGATCACGGCGCCGGTGGCCCCGGCGATGAAGAGGAAGACCGCGGTGGCGAGGCCGAACCAGCGGTGCAGCAACACCAAGGTGCGTCGAAGCATGGCCTGCCTCGCTCAGTAGCGCCAGTTGAGCGAGACGCTCGCATGGCGCGGTGCGCCGTAGTAGCCCTGCGTCCAGTACAGGCTGGCGATGTACTTCTCGTTGGTCACGTTGCCGACGTTCAGCGTTGCGCTCAGGCGCTCGTTGAAGTCGTAGCGCGCCATGAGGTCGAGCAGGGCATAGGCCGGTTGACGGATCACGACCCCACCGGGTTCGTCGCGGTGGGCGTCGTCGCGCCAGCGCAGCGAGGCGCCCACTTTCAACGCATCGAGCGCGCGCCAGGTGGCGGAGGCGCTGAACTGGCGGCGGGGCACGTAGGTGCGGGTCGCGGCACCGGCCGCATCTTTGATCGAGAGCTGGGTGAAGCCGGCCAGCACGTTCAGCCTTGGGGTGATGGCGCCCGCGATTTCCAGCTCCATGCCTTGCGAGCGCGTGTCGACGCCGGCGTAGATCTGGTTCGGGCCGACGGTGGCGACCCAGTCCGCGAGGTTGTTCTGCCGCGCGGTGAAGAGCGAGAGCGAGGCCACGAGGCGGCCGTCGAGCCACTCGCCCTTCAACCCCGCTTCGCTCGACCGGCCTTCGGCGGGCCGCAGCGGCTGCAGGTCTGCGCCGAGTTCGCTTTGCGGCTTGAAGATCTCGGTGTGGCTTGCGTAGAACGACCAGGCCTCGCTGATGTCGAACACCGTGCCGAGGTAGGGCACGACCTTGTGGTCGTCGCGCGCACGGGGTTCTCCGTAGGCGCTGCCGCTGCCGGTGAGCCAGGTGGCGTTGGCTCCAGTGATGAACTTCAGCGTGTCGGTGATCTGCAAGCGGGTGGCCGCATAGACGCTGTGCTGGCGATCGCGGAAATCGCTACCGCCGCCGTCGGCGGTGAAGGCCGGCTCGGGGAACTCGCCGTTCCAGGTGTTGAGGTCGGGCAGGGGCGCCCCGATCGGGCCGTAAGTCGACACCTCGTGTCGTTTGGCACGCGCGGTGCTCGCGCCGAGCACGGCTTCGTGTCGCCGGCCGGCCAGGGTGAAGGGGCCGGTGGTGCGCAGGTCCAGCACCTGCTCGCGCTGGTCCAGCGTGTAGAGCGAAGGCCAGGTTTCCAGGCCCGCGCCGGTGCCGCGGTCGGGCGTGCCATAGACGTAGAAGAGCTTCGAATCGGCCTGGGTGTCGGTGTGGGTGAAGCGCGCCGTGGTCGTCCAGCCGTTGTCGTGCTGGTGGCGGCCTTCGAGATATGTCTCCTGGGTGTCCGTCTTCCAGTAAGTCCACGACGGTGACGTGCTGGTCGACACGTCGTAGTCGGTGGGCGAGCCGTCGCTGTAGAAGAGCGGCAGCGCGCCCCACATCACGCCGCGGGGCCGGTTCTTCTGCACGCTGTGGCCGAGCGTGAGCGTGGTCGTGGGTGCGAGGTCGAGGGCCAGCGCGCCGTGCAGGATGCCTTTGCGGTGGTGGTAGCGGTCGAGGTAGGAGTCGCGGTCCTGCCCGGCGGCGATGACGAGGCCGCGCAGGCTGCCGTCGGCGTTGAGCGGGCCGGAGACTTCCGCCGACAGGCGGTGGTCGTTCCAGGAGCCCACGCTCAGCGCTCCCGCCGCTTGCAGCGTCTCAGTGGGCCGCTTGCGCACGAGGTTGATGGCGGCCGAGGGGCTGCCCACGCCGCTCATGAGGCCGTTGGCGCCGCGCACGACCTCCACCCGCTGGTAGAGCACGGTGTCGAGGTCGCCGTCACGCACGCCGTACATCAGCGGCAGGCCGAGGCCGTCGACCTGGAAGTTGGTGACGGCTAAGCCTCGCACGGTGTAGTAGGTGCGGTCGGTTTCCACTTTCTCGACCGAGAGCCCCGGGGCGAGGGCGACGGCCCGGTCGATGTTGTCGAGGCGGAAGTCGTCGAGCAGCGTGCGCGTGAGTACGGAGACCGACTGCGGCGTGTCGCGCGGGGTCAGCGAAAGGCCGGTCGATGCGCTGACCATCGGCGGCGCATAGCCCTCGGGATTGCTGGCGCCGGCCTTCACGCGCACGGAGGGCAGCGTGACGACCGCGGGCGCGCTCGCGGCGCTGGCCGCAGGGGCCGCCGCGTCCTGCGCATGGGCGGCCCACGACGAGAGGGCCGCCATCACGCCCAGGGCGATGGCGGCCAGCCGGTGGAAATCCCCCGGGTGGTTCTTGGAGTTCATGGAGAGGCTCTTCTTCAGTTGGCAAAAAGGGATCAGGCGGGCGGTGACTCGACCACCGGCACCAGCGAGCGCAGCGCGCGCTTGAGGCCGGCCGTGCTCGGCGTCTCGACGAAGACGCAGCGTTTGCCGGTGCGTTTGCAGTGGTCCTTCACGCGCCAGTACGCGTCGTGGCTGATGCATCCGGTCTGGCAGATCACGAGGTCGGCGGCGGCGAGCGTGGCGTCGAGCTGGGCGGGGTTGTCTTCGTCGCCGCCGTCGTGGTGCAGGAAGCGGCCGCCGGTGCGCTCGACCAGGTGGCGGTAGACGGGCACGCTGGCCGGGCGGCCGCCGACGCAGAGCACCGCGCGGTCGGCGAGCGCGGTGGGGTCGTGCTGCGCAGGGGCGGCGGTGGGGGCTTCGGGTTGCGGCAGGCGTTGCAGCGCGAGCGTGAGTTCATCGGCGCGGGCACGTGCACGCTCCAGCTCGTGCTGGGCCTGCATCAGCGTGCGCTCGGTGTCGTGCAGGCGGCGCAGCAGGCGCTCGTTCTCCTGCCCCAGCGCCTGGCGCGTCTTGAGGCCGGGCACGGCGTCTTCGAGCGATTGAAGGTCGTGGCGCAGCGAGGCGATCAGCGTGTCGCGGCCGATCAGCTGTGCGCGCAGCTGCACGATGTGCGACTGCTGCGCGTCGTGGCGCTGGCGGTGCTCGTCGGCCTGGCGGGTGTTGCGCTGCTGCGCGGCGGCGAGCTCGCGGGCGAGCACGCCGTTCTCGTGCAGCACCTCCTCGAACTGCTTCAGGTCGACGCGGCGCGCCACGCCCACCTGGTGCTGGAGCATGTGCACGTCGCCGAGCACGCGGTGCTCCAGCTCGGGCGTGCAGCGCGGGTGGGTGAGCGTGGCCCAGAAGGCACCGGCGAGGTCTTGCCCGGCCGAGGCCGCCTGCCACCACGCGGCGAGGCCCTCGGTGGTCTTGGCAAGGGCCGCCTGGCGCAGCGCGATCATGCAGCGGCGGTCGAGCTCGCGCTGCAGCGCTTCGGCGATGGGCGTGCGGCGGCGGCACTCGGCGATCACGCCGCAATGGAGCTCGTAGTCGTTGGCGAGGGCCTCGCCCGAGAGCACCTTGTCGACGATGCGGCGCAGCGCCGGCAGTGGCAGGCACACGCCGATGACGGGGCAGTGGGCGTGGGCGTCGAGCTCCCACAGGCGGCGCCGGCGCGAGCCGGCTTTGGCCGTGGCCCTGGGCAAGGACAGCACGGTGGCGCCGGTGGCGGCGGCGGCCTGCATCACCAGGGCGTCGAGGCCCGGGTCAGGGGTCTGGCACATCGGGGGCTCCGGTCAGTCGGTGTCGTGAAGAGCACGGCTGGCGCGGGGCTGGCGGATGCGAGGTTGAACTTTAAATGCGAATAGTTCTTATTTGCAAGTGAAGAAAAGAAAACCCGCCGGCCTCAGGGGCGGGCGGGTGGGCTGTCGAGCGGTCGTGTGGTCAGTCTTCGAGTTCGGCCTTGGCCATCTCGACGTCGAGACGTTCCATCGCATCGAGCGGCTCGCATTCGGCAGCTTCGGCGTAGAGCTTCTCGGCTTCCTTCATCTTCTTGTCGCCGTCGAGCATCACGAGGCCGTTGGCGTACTCGACGCGGG
This genomic window contains:
- a CDS encoding putative DNA modification/repair radical SAM protein, with product MNTQLKLAILADAAKYDASCASSGTERRDSLGGRGLGSTEGMGICHSYAPDGRCISLLKILLTNFCQYDCLYCVNRVTSNVPRARFSVDEVVQLTLDFYRRNCIEGLFLSSGIIQSPDYTMEQVVEVARVLREEHDFRGYIHLKTIPDAAPELLARAGRYADRLSINIELPTEAGLATLAPEKDAPAIKRSMARLRVHIDDAKEAAQASEAVVSMPRTKPKRAKAERFAPAGQSTQMIVGADAADDRAILATSAQLYGSYRLRRVYYSAFSPIPDAASSLPLKAPPLVREHRLYQADWLMRFYGFGHEEIVASGDGLLRLDVDPKLAWALAHRERFPVDLNRAPRELLLRVPGLGAKAVERVLAARRVRRLRSDDLKRLRVPLGKALPFLLLPDHRPRAIDDAQLAAKLQPAPVQGALFA
- a CDS encoding UdgX family uracil-DNA binding protein (This protein belongs to the uracil DNA glycosylase superfamily, members of which act in excision repair of DNA. However, it belongs more specifically to UdgX branch, whose founding member was found to bind uracil in DNA (where it does not belong), without cleaving it, appears to promote DNA repair by a pathway involving RecA, rather than base excision.), whose product is MSQIHIALEGEIDWDGFRAAARRLLAQGVAPDEASWSTGTEADLFDSSAAGAPPAGDDGAHATVPAAFIDLCERVRLHREPSRFALMYRLLWRLQHEPALRHDPLDADVLRAQAMAKAVGRDLHKMRAFVRFRPVHDGQPEPLHVAWFEPEHHIVEANAPFFMRRFTHMRWAILTPRRSVRCDGTSLTFGPGAARSDAPPADAGEALWLTYYRHIFNPARLKLDQMRKEMPRRYWRNLPEAELISELTAHALPRTGRMVDAPATVPRRRIALLAMEDTVSRSTASKPLPSDPAKALAALRGATDRCRECPIGEHATQSVFGEGPVKARLMVVGEQPGDKEDLQGHPFVGPAGHLFDKAIEDLSWDRSQIYVTNAVKHFKYELRGQRRIHKTPTQREAAACLHWLESEIEQVQPQALIALGSTATRSLIGHAVPVLKARGTWLTGQHTLPVLVTVHPSALLRGDPALRDEAYRQWLEDLSQAARYMAGAARG
- a CDS encoding PepSY-associated TM helix domain-containing protein, which translates into the protein MLRRTLVLLHRWFGLATAVFLFIAGATGAVISWDHELDAWLNPQLYEARGTGGTPLPPLELARRVEAADPRVRVSFMPLSIEPGHAFVASVQPRVDPATGKLFEPGYNQIALDPVTGEVQGRREWGKVSLTRENLLPFLYKLHYSMHIPDGFGVELGLLFMGIVAIVWVLDTLIALWISFPNWRAWRRSFAFRVKGGSHKLTFDLHRSGGMWVYALVLMLAITSVGMNLGNQVMRPVVSWFSELTPSPFASRTPAPPEQPIVPTVAIPQVLEQARAEAQRRGWQAPAGGVFVSVDFGIVGVGFYEGDNSHGDGGLGNPWLYYDSRSGAFAGDSAPGTGTAGDIFMQSMFPLHSGRILGVTGRALMSFMGVAIATLSVTGVLIWARKRKARARASETALQPRAAPAM
- a CDS encoding TonB-dependent siderophore receptor, whose protein sequence is MNSKNHPGDFHRLAAIALGVMAALSSWAAHAQDAAAPAASAASAPAVVTLPSVRVKAGASNPEGYAPPMVSASTGLSLTPRDTPQSVSVLTRTLLDDFRLDNIDRAVALAPGLSVEKVETDRTYYTVRGLAVTNFQVDGLGLPLMYGVRDGDLDTVLYQRVEVVRGANGLMSGVGSPSAAINLVRKRPTETLQAAGALSVGSWNDHRLSAEVSGPLNADGSLRGLVIAAGQDRDSYLDRYHHRKGILHGALALDLAPTTTLTLGHSVQKNRPRGVMWGALPLFYSDGSPTDYDVSTSTSPSWTYWKTDTQETYLEGRHQHDNGWTTTARFTHTDTQADSKLFYVYGTPDRGTGAGLETWPSLYTLDQREQVLDLRTTGPFTLAGRRHEAVLGASTARAKRHEVSTYGPIGAPLPDLNTWNGEFPEPAFTADGGGSDFRDRQHSVYAATRLQITDTLKFITGANATWLTGSGSAYGEPRARDDHKVVPYLGTVFDISEAWSFYASHTEIFKPQSELGADLQPLRPAEGRSSEAGLKGEWLDGRLVASLSLFTARQNNLADWVATVGPNQIYAGVDTRSQGMELEIAGAITPRLNVLAGFTQLSIKDAAGAATRTYVPRRQFSASATWRALDALKVGASLRWRDDAHRDEPGGVVIRQPAYALLDLMARYDFNERLSATLNVGNVTNEKYIASLYWTQGYYGAPRHASVSLNWRY
- a CDS encoding DUF2325 domain-containing protein, which gives rise to MCQTPDPGLDALVMQAAAATGATVLSLPRATAKAGSRRRRLWELDAHAHCPVIGVCLPLPALRRIVDKVLSGEALANDYELHCGVIAECRRRTPIAEALQRELDRRCMIALRQAALAKTTEGLAAWWQAASAGQDLAGAFWATLTHPRCTPELEHRVLGDVHMLQHQVGVARRVDLKQFEEVLHENGVLARELAAAQQRNTRQADEHRQRHDAQQSHIVQLRAQLIGRDTLIASLRHDLQSLEDAVPGLKTRQALGQENERLLRRLHDTERTLMQAQHELERARARADELTLALQRLPQPEAPTAAPAQHDPTALADRAVLCVGGRPASVPVYRHLVERTGGRFLHHDGGDEDNPAQLDATLAAADLVICQTGCISHDAYWRVKDHCKRTGKRCVFVETPSTAGLKRALRSLVPVVESPPA